GCAAAGTAACCATGTATACCTCCTATAACCAGAGAGCGAGAAATATTCTGCTTAACTTTTTAAATAAATATTTTCCTGACCCGGATAACATGGTAACATCCAAGGAGCCGCTGGATTGCAATACTCATGATCCCTACATTAATTCTCTTTTTGAGGGACTCCAATACAAGGACGGATATAAAGTTCTGGTTAAAGAGATTAAAAATAACGGAGAGCATATACCTCCGCTTATTAATTCATACATGAAACTTTCTCCATCCATGAAAGTATTTGGAAGTGCTATTAATCACGGCTTTGGAGATGTAGAAGAGACGGGTATTCTAATCAACATTCAAGATATTTATCCTGAAAAAATCACCCGTCACATAATGCCTCTTATTGAGTGGGGACAAAAGCATGCTCCAAAATGGTGGAAGGATAAACTTCCGTTGAAAAAAGCAAAGAAAAAGAGTGAGGAGGGAGACTCCGGACACTTTAGCGTTCACATTCACTAACAGGCGCTTGCAGTAATTAAAACTGGCACCAATTTATTCTGTCCTTGATGATTTTAGCGCGCGGAAAACGCCCGCTGATTTCATAATATAACTTTAGCGCATCAGTCTTTGTCCTGTAATCTCCAACAGTGACTTTAAAGAAAGGATTTGCATAGCTTCTATAAATTCCAAGCCCCGGATAAGAGTCCTTAAACTGAGATGCAATTGATTCTGATTCTCCCCTGGCACTCTGCGCATTGCTGCTAAAAACAATTATTCTGTACCCGGTCTTTGCCCTGTCGGGATTAGACTTAACATAACTCTCAAAAGCCGCCTTAACAGAGGCATCCTGGTGCAAAACTACCACTCCGCCAGCAACAGCTTCCCCATTGCCTCCGGTCTCAATGCTCCTGCCGGAACCAAAAGATGAATTTCTCTTTAGCAAATCAAAAACGGAAACACCTACAAGAGATGAATCTACAGGTGAAACAACGGCAGCAGAATCGGCAGTCATATAATCATTGTTATATCCCTGAGCTACAGCATTTAATGACAACAGGCAAATCAACGCCAAAAAGATAAATCTTTTCATAATACATCTATTTAATTTGAGCGCACCTTAACCCTCTCCAGCACTTTATCCAGCGGAACATTTTTGCGCACAAAAGGAATTCTCAATCCGCCCTTTCTCACAATAGCGTGCACGTCCATCATAAAATCCTTTTTATTCCAGCTCTTTACATTAAGCCCCATGGCCAGCACAGACAGCGGATCATCCAAATTAATCTCTATTGTAAGAGGAATCCTGGTCTTAAGGCGCGGCTGTATGGCAACCGGGTCCACTAAATTATAGTGGGCAAATTTTACACCATCCTTGTAAAGCAAACCATCTATATCCGTAACATTAAACGTGCCGCCGGTAGGATTATCCACATAAGCGGCCAGATTAATTTGGGCGCAGGTTGCAGATTTAAGCTTAAAGCCCGTAATTGAAATATCTTCCAGTACAATTTTCCTATAATCTGCGCAACCGGAGACAATTAATGCAATTGCCGCAACGCAAAACACTATTTTTAATAACTTCTTCAT
The window above is part of the Bacteroidales bacterium genome. Proteins encoded here:
- a CDS encoding LEA type 2 family protein; its protein translation is MKKLLKIVFCVAAIALIVSGCADYRKIVLEDISITGFKLKSATCAQINLAAYVDNPTGGTFNVTDIDGLLYKDGVKFAHYNLVDPVAIQPRLKTRIPLTIEINLDDPLSVLAMGLNVKSWNKKDFMMDVHAIVRKGGLRIPFVRKNVPLDKVLERVKVRSN